The sequence below is a genomic window from Providencia rettgeri.
GGAAATGTGTCATTTTTCCGATATTCACCTTTGTTGAGCTTCTCCACTAATATGTCATAAACTTGTGCATATAACGGTTTTGAATGCGTGCTGTAATCTAATTGTTTTTTCATATAACCATAATCACCATTACCCGGTTGTACTTCCTTCACCGGGTAATGGCTCTTGTTTATTTTAATCTCATTTCCAGAGCCACCCGGTACATAAGCTCATTATGGTTTTCAACAGGGAAATTATCAATAATGAAAGTCATCAGCTGTTCTGGCGTCATTCCATGAGATAATTGATTGATAAAACGTGTTTTTATCTCATCTAATTGACGTGTTTCAATATATTGTAATAATGACATCGCCCCATATTTAACATCCAGAGAAAGCGAGTATTGGTCAAATTGCGTTTTTGCCGCTCCCGCCTGCTGATGCTCATTTTCTATTTGTTCAATAGTAACGGATTGATCTTTAGATAAGCCATAACGTGCATACAGTTCAGCAGGTGCATCACTTTCAATCATCATTAAACGCAGATTTTCTAGCATCCGTAATTCCGTTGCCATATCGACAACCGGTGATGTTTGTGATGGATCTTGTTTTACATTGTATAAACGATGACCAAATCTATCTGAATCCGTAGTCATCACACTAGTAGCCGGTATTTTTAAAACCGCGCAGCCTTGAGTAAAATCAAACCCGTCATGCAATTGAGTACCTTGCAACTCTTTAGGCGTGAAACGACGATTAATACGAGTTGGCATTAATGTGTAGTCATACAACCCTTGGGTTCCCTGTACCACTGGAGAGCGCATATAGACATACTCACCATCCGTAATGTTAATTTGGCAACCATGATAACCAAATAAGGCATACTCACGGACAGGCTCATCTGTGGCTAACCCGGCTAATAAGCTCTTACCCTGCATATTTTTAGGGATTGGCGCATTAAAGTAATCAAGTAATGTCGCTGGTATATCTATGGTTTGAGCCAACATTTGGCGTGACTCATTTGCAGCATTAATTTGAGGATAGCAAATAAAGAATGGTGTGTTGGCTATCTCATTATACAACGGCATAATGTTTTTCCCCCACCAATCGTGTTCACCGAGTAAGAAGCCATGGTCTGTATTCACAATCAACAGAGTGTCTTCCCACAAGTTATATTTATCAAATATATCTAAAACTTGACCAACATAGGCATCGACCATTGTCACTAGTGCTTGATAAAATCCACGGATGACTTTTTG
It includes:
- a CDS encoding sulfatase — encoded protein: MKAVMLMFDSLNKHMLSAYGCKTTITPNFERLRKRSLKFDNFYVGSMPCMPARRELHTGRYNFLHRSWGPVEPFDESMPEILKKQGIHTHLVTDHKHYWRDGGATYHSRFSTYEFIRGQEGDNWKGVVNKPVVHYESGEPEENKQRKIASRTQHLINQQYMQDEKDHPLVKTINHGIEFIETNQKDDNWFLQLECFDPHEPFYVPEKYLKLYGLSNTDFDGWPPYYMVTESEAQQKVIRGFYQALVTMVDAYVGQVLDIFDKYNLWEDTLLIVNTDHGFLLGEHDWWGKNIMPLYNEIANTPFFICYPQINAANESRQMLAQTIDIPATLLDYFNAPIPKNMQGKSLLAGLATDEPVREYALFGYHGCQINITDGEYVYMRSPVVQGTQGLYDYTLMPTRINRRFTPKELQGTQLHDGFDFTQGCAVLKIPATSVMTTDSDRFGHRLYNVKQDPSQTSPVVDMATELRMLENLRLMMIESDAPAELYARYGLSKDQSVTIEQIENEHQQAGAAKTQFDQYSLSLDVKYGAMSLLQYIETRQLDEIKTRFINQLSHGMTPEQLMTFIIDNFPVENHNELMYRVALEMRLK